From a single Planctomycetia bacterium genomic region:
- a CDS encoding SCO family protein: MIRVPRVFLPTTVLLVALVGAGCGPREVAIQRPVEVQVGKPVPEGPGLVSVVESPFRLVDQRGKEFDSARLAGKVWMGSIFFANCPGPCFRENQAVAEILAEIEDPDFLAVSLTCDPENDTPAVLLRYAERFAADTDRWTFLTGDIDVLRRVGQKTFGLTVEVGVHSERGVVFDRQGRLRGGHHLLDPLELAKLKKLIRTVLAEKDAAPAVPAAGAAVSPPPVGATP; this comes from the coding sequence ATGATCCGGGTTCCGCGCGTCTTTCTGCCGACCACCGTGCTGCTCGTGGCGCTGGTCGGTGCCGGCTGCGGCCCGCGCGAGGTCGCGATCCAGCGGCCGGTCGAGGTGCAGGTCGGCAAGCCGGTCCCGGAGGGGCCGGGCCTGGTGAGCGTCGTCGAGTCGCCCTTCCGGCTCGTCGACCAGCGCGGCAAGGAGTTCGACTCCGCCCGGCTCGCCGGCAAGGTGTGGATGGGGAGCATCTTCTTCGCCAACTGCCCCGGCCCCTGCTTTCGTGAGAACCAGGCGGTGGCCGAGATCCTCGCGGAGATCGAGGATCCCGACTTCCTGGCGGTGAGCCTGACCTGCGATCCGGAGAACGACACGCCGGCCGTACTGCTGCGGTACGCGGAGCGGTTCGCGGCCGACACGGACCGCTGGACATTCCTCACCGGAGACATCGACGTGCTCCGGCGCGTGGGGCAGAAGACGTTCGGTCTGACGGTCGAGGTCGGCGTGCACTCCGAGCGCGGCGTCGTCTTCGACCGGCAGGGGCGGCTGCGCGGCGGCCACCACCTCCTCGATCCGCTGGAACTGGCGAAGCTCAAGAAGCTGATCCGCACCGTGCTCGCCGAGAAGGATGCAGCCCCGGCCGTGCCGGCCGCTGGCGCCGCTGTATCCCCGCCGCCCGTCGGAGCGACGCCATGA
- a CDS encoding membrane protein: MTTPLVLPLAAHPLATLNALLNALAAVLLVTGWLLIRRGNVRGHRKAMTAAFVVSTVFLVSYLTRYAAEGTHRFAGPEGVKPVYLAILFTHVPLAALVPVLALRMFFLAWKGRFDAHRRLGRITLPIWLYVSVTGVVIYLMLYVLFPGAAL; encoded by the coding sequence ATGACCACGCCCCTCGTCCTGCCGTTGGCCGCGCACCCGTTGGCGACGCTCAACGCCCTCCTCAACGCCCTGGCCGCGGTGCTCCTCGTGACGGGCTGGCTGCTCATCCGCCGGGGCAACGTCCGCGGCCATCGCAAGGCGATGACGGCGGCATTCGTGGTCTCGACGGTGTTTCTCGTCTCCTACCTGACCCGGTACGCCGCCGAGGGGACGCACCGCTTCGCCGGGCCGGAGGGGGTGAAGCCTGTCTACCTGGCGATCCTCTTCACCCACGTTCCGCTGGCGGCACTGGTGCCCGTCCTGGCCCTGCGGATGTTCTTCCTGGCCTGGAAGGGCCGATTCGACGCCCACCGCCGGCTGGGGCGGATCACGCTTCCGATCTGGCTGTACGTCTCGGTCACGGGCGTGGTGATCTACCTGATGCTGTACGTGCTCTTTCCCGGCGCCGCGCTATAA
- the mdh gene encoding malate dehydrogenase, whose translation MRRAKISIIGAGNVGATTAHWCAAAELGDIVLLDIPATEGMPAGKALDLFESSPIMGFDSRLVGTTDWADTAGSDVVVVTAGIARKPGMSRDDLLSTNARIVGDVAARIRDTSPQAVVIVVSNPLDAMVQRTFQVTGFPAARVIGQAGILDTARYRSFLAMELDVSVEDVSAMLLGGHGDTMVPIPSCTSVGGIPVTQLVAADRLAAIVDRARNGGAEIVGLLKTGSAYYAPAAATAQMVEAVVRDKKRLVPCAAFCDTEYGVGGYFVGVPVVLGSGGVERIIELKLLPDERAALDKSIAAVKELVAAMNRLTSAG comes from the coding sequence ATGCGACGTGCGAAGATCTCGATCATCGGTGCCGGCAACGTCGGCGCCACCACTGCCCACTGGTGCGCTGCCGCCGAACTCGGCGACATCGTCCTCCTCGACATCCCGGCCACCGAGGGCATGCCCGCCGGCAAGGCGCTCGACCTCTTCGAGTCGTCGCCGATCATGGGCTTCGATTCCCGGCTCGTGGGGACGACAGACTGGGCCGACACGGCGGGGAGCGACGTGGTGGTCGTGACCGCGGGCATCGCCCGCAAGCCGGGGATGAGCCGCGACGACCTGCTGTCGACGAACGCCAGGATCGTCGGCGACGTCGCGGCCCGGATTCGCGACACGAGCCCGCAGGCCGTCGTGATCGTCGTTTCCAACCCGCTCGACGCGATGGTGCAGCGGACCTTCCAGGTGACCGGCTTCCCGGCCGCCCGCGTCATCGGCCAGGCAGGGATCCTCGACACCGCCCGCTACCGGTCGTTCCTCGCCATGGAACTGGACGTCAGCGTCGAGGACGTCTCCGCGATGCTCCTCGGCGGACACGGCGACACGATGGTGCCGATCCCCTCCTGCACGAGTGTGGGGGGCATCCCGGTGACGCAGCTCGTCGCCGCCGACCGGCTGGCGGCGATCGTCGACCGGGCCCGCAACGGCGGCGCCGAGATCGTCGGCCTGCTCAAGACCGGCAGCGCCTACTACGCCCCGGCCGCGGCCACCGCGCAGATGGTCGAGGCCGTGGTCCGCGACAAGAAGCGGCTCGTCCCCTGTGCCGCCTTCTGCGACACGGAGTACGGCGTCGGTGGCTACTTCGTCGGCGTGCCGGTGGTGCTCGGCAGCGGCGGCGTGGAACGGATCATCGAGCTGAAGCTGCTGCCCGACGAGCGGGCGGCGCTCGACAAGAGCATCGCCGCCGTCAAGGAACTCGTCGCGGCGATGAACCGGCTGACGTCCGCGGGCTGA
- the fliP gene encoding flagellar biosynthetic protein FliP, translating to MLALSAAPSLPGRAEDPAAGVATDAPPAGDRSLPIGPGAVEGVGRRTPTPGATASADGLWRSLGARPFDAALPSLLMFGVMSIAPAVFLMTTCFVRMSVVLTLVRHGIGAPQIPSNQIVGSLAIFLSGLVMWPVWTEAWREGVEPYQQGTLAATEAFDRGSLPLRRWMATQIERSGNRDTMLLFLARHPSGPRQVKTYDEVPIEALLPAFLVSELETAFAIGLRLLVPFLVLDILVATLVVSSGLVMLPPSLVSLPLKLLVFVVADGWTLVIRALLDGFGGTSP from the coding sequence GTGCTGGCGCTGTCGGCCGCGCCGTCGCTGCCGGGCCGCGCGGAAGACCCAGCCGCCGGCGTCGCGACCGATGCACCCCCGGCCGGCGACCGGAGCCTGCCGATCGGGCCCGGGGCGGTCGAGGGGGTGGGCCGGCGCACGCCGACCCCGGGGGCGACCGCGTCGGCCGACGGCCTGTGGCGGTCGCTCGGCGCCCGGCCCTTCGACGCCGCCCTTCCGTCGCTGTTGATGTTTGGCGTGATGAGCATCGCGCCGGCCGTGTTCCTCATGACGACCTGCTTCGTGCGCATGTCGGTCGTGCTGACGCTCGTCAGGCACGGCATCGGCGCCCCGCAGATCCCCTCGAACCAGATCGTCGGCTCGCTGGCGATCTTCCTCTCGGGCCTCGTGATGTGGCCGGTCTGGACCGAGGCCTGGCGGGAGGGCGTGGAGCCCTACCAGCAGGGCACGCTCGCCGCGACGGAGGCATTCGACCGCGGCTCGCTGCCGCTGCGCCGCTGGATGGCCACGCAGATCGAGCGGTCCGGCAACCGCGACACGATGCTCTTGTTCCTCGCCCGGCATCCGTCCGGGCCGCGGCAGGTGAAGACCTACGACGAAGTCCCGATCGAGGCGCTGCTGCCGGCGTTTCTCGTCAGCGAGCTGGAGACCGCGTTCGCGATCGGGCTCCGTCTGCTCGTGCCGTTCCTCGTCCTCGACATCCTCGTGGCGACGCTCGTCGTCTCCTCCGGCCTCGTGATGCTCCCTCCGTCGCTCGTCTCCCTGCCGCTCAAACTGCTGGTGTTCGTCGTGGCCGACGGCTGGACGCTCGTCATCCGCGCGCTGCTCGACGGCTTCGGCGGCACGAGCCCCTGA
- the ctaB gene encoding protoheme IX farnesyltransferase has product MTRPQQVAVAVPVGAGSVEVGRGPWALVAEDVTKLVRPRIALLVLATVASAYWLTAGRPATAAGLLWLLTGTALVAASSSIANQILERHADRLMPRTAERPLAAGRLGVGAAWIVTLLLLVGGALICILSGGWQAAAAAVATWLLYVVAYTPLKLVTPLNTAVGAVAGALPVAIGWLAADGPARLAAGDPRGAVAAAALGAVLYLWQFPHFMAIAWLYRRHYAAAGMKMLTVVDPSGLRAAGQSLAAALAMIPASLALAVPSASIRLFLAAAAASIVYALAAARFAVRRDDASARMLLFTSLGSLLGLLIAAVAWGRPV; this is encoded by the coding sequence ATGACGCGCCCGCAGCAGGTCGCCGTGGCCGTGCCGGTCGGCGCTGGCTCGGTCGAGGTCGGCCGCGGTCCTTGGGCCCTCGTCGCCGAAGACGTGACCAAACTCGTGCGGCCGCGGATCGCGCTGCTCGTGCTCGCCACCGTGGCGTCTGCCTACTGGCTGACGGCCGGTCGTCCCGCGACCGCCGCCGGGCTGCTCTGGCTGCTCACCGGCACCGCGCTCGTCGCCGCCAGTTCGAGCATCGCCAACCAGATCCTCGAGCGGCATGCCGACCGGCTCATGCCGCGCACCGCCGAGCGGCCGCTGGCCGCGGGGCGGCTGGGCGTGGGGGCAGCATGGATCGTGACGCTGCTCCTGCTCGTCGGCGGAGCACTGATCTGCATTCTCTCTGGCGGCTGGCAGGCGGCCGCGGCGGCCGTGGCCACCTGGCTGCTGTATGTCGTCGCCTACACGCCACTCAAGCTCGTCACGCCCCTCAACACCGCCGTCGGCGCGGTCGCCGGGGCCCTGCCGGTGGCGATCGGCTGGCTGGCCGCCGACGGCCCGGCCCGGCTGGCCGCCGGGGACCCGCGGGGCGCGGTGGCCGCGGCGGCCCTCGGTGCCGTCCTTTACCTCTGGCAGTTTCCCCACTTCATGGCGATCGCCTGGCTGTACCGGCGGCACTACGCCGCGGCCGGCATGAAAATGCTCACCGTCGTCGATCCATCCGGCCTGCGGGCGGCCGGGCAGTCGCTGGCCGCCGCTCTGGCGATGATCCCGGCGAGCCTCGCCCTGGCCGTGCCATCGGCCAGCATTCGCTTGTTCCTGGCGGCAGCGGCGGCCTCGATCGTCTATGCTCTGGCCGCAGCCCGGTTCGCCGTCCGCCGCGACGACGCCTCGGCCCGCATGCTGCTCTTCACGTCCCTGGGGTCCCTGCTCGGCCTGCTGATCGCGGCCGTCGCCTGGGGCCGGCCCGTCTGA